In the genome of Syntrophales bacterium, one region contains:
- a CDS encoding ammonium transporter — MNSGDTAWLLISTVLVFSMTLPGLAFFYGGLVRRKNVLSILMQCFSIAALIALQWVLFGYSLSFGPDVGYGVIGGLEWVGLRGVGANPFSEYAGTVPHALFMVFQCMFAIITPALMIGACAERVKFSSLMVFILLWATFVYDPLAHWVWGNGGWMKVLGGLDFAGGIVVHASSGVSALVICLLLGKRSGYLKEPFRPHNLPHTILGGCLLWIGWFGFNAGSALAANELATHALITTLIAPSAAGLTWACIEWYVNEKPTILGAVSGALAGLVAITPACGYVNVMNAVFIGVIAGAVCYLFVVKVKNILGYDDSLDAFGIHGIGGIWGTIATGLFAEKAVNSAGADGLFFGGSQLVPQLIMVLVAPIFAAVVTYILYKAVDLTLGLRVNDKDETIGLDLTQHGEAAYTVIE, encoded by the coding sequence ATGAATTCAGGGGATACTGCTTGGTTACTCATTTCTACCGTATTAGTTTTTTCGATGACCCTTCCTGGACTTGCGTTTTTCTATGGGGGACTGGTAAGGCGAAAAAATGTGCTTTCCATTTTAATGCAGTGTTTCTCAATCGCTGCGCTTATTGCCCTTCAGTGGGTTTTATTCGGTTACTCCTTATCTTTCGGACCAGATGTAGGTTACGGTGTTATAGGGGGCCTGGAGTGGGTAGGCTTAAGGGGAGTTGGAGCAAATCCTTTTTCTGAATATGCCGGAACTGTTCCGCATGCCCTTTTCATGGTTTTTCAATGCATGTTTGCTATCATAACACCAGCTCTTATGATAGGGGCTTGCGCTGAAAGGGTTAAGTTTTCTTCTCTCATGGTGTTTATCCTTCTCTGGGCTACATTTGTTTATGATCCTCTCGCGCACTGGGTATGGGGTAATGGCGGGTGGATGAAAGTACTTGGAGGTCTTGACTTTGCTGGTGGCATTGTTGTGCACGCAAGTTCGGGTGTATCTGCTCTGGTCATTTGTTTGCTGTTAGGTAAGCGGTCAGGTTATCTTAAAGAGCCCTTTAGACCACACAACCTACCACATACAATTCTTGGTGGATGCTTGCTCTGGATAGGTTGGTTCGGTTTTAACGCGGGTTCTGCCCTTGCTGCAAATGAGCTGGCCACTCATGCTTTAATTACGACACTTATTGCTCCTTCTGCTGCGGGTCTGACCTGGGCATGTATTGAGTGGTATGTTAACGAAAAACCTACAATACTTGGTGCCGTATCTGGAGCCTTAGCTGGATTAGTTGCTATAACCCCCGCTTGTGGTTACGTAAATGTGATGAACGCAGTTTTTATCGGAGTTATAGCTGGTGCTGTATGTTATCTTTTTGTCGTCAAGGTTAAGAACATTTTGGGATACGATGATTCTCTAGATGCATTTGGTATTCACGGCATAGGGGGTATATGGGGCACGATTGCCACAGGACTTTTCGCCGAAAAAGCTGTAAACAGTGCAGGTGCAGATGGTTTGTTTTTCGGCGGCTCTCAGCTTGTACCTCAACTAATTATGGTTCTTGTAGCCCCCATATTTGCTGCGGTCGTTACGTATATACTTTACAAAGCCGTTGATCTCACTCTGGGCTTAAGAGTGAATGATAAAGATGAGACAATTGGTTTAGATTTAACACAACACGGTGAAGCTGCATATACGGTAATCGAGTAG
- a CDS encoding P-II family nitrogen regulator — MKYIIAIIQPHKLTDVMNALEKANIPLITVSNVIGRGRQKGITETYRGTREAGSLLKKVKIEIAVNDEFVFPAVEAITSAAKTGEIGDGKIFIFDLLEAIRIRTGERGAEAIG; from the coding sequence ATGAAATACATAATCGCTATAATTCAACCACATAAACTTACGGATGTTATGAACGCACTTGAAAAGGCCAACATTCCCCTAATAACAGTTTCAAATGTTATTGGGAGAGGTCGCCAAAAAGGGATAACAGAAACATACCGCGGTACAAGAGAAGCGGGGAGTCTTTTGAAAAAAGTCAAAATTGAAATCGCAGTTAACGACGAATTTGTTTTTCCTGCTGTTGAGGCGATTACATCGGCTGCGAAGACAGGTGAAATCGGGGATGGAAAAATCTTTATTTTCGATCTTCTTGAAGCAATAAGAATAAGGACAGGAGAAAGGGGTGCTGAAGCTATCGGCTAA